From Candidatus Hydrogenedentota bacterium, one genomic window encodes:
- the trpD gene encoding anthranilate phosphoribosyltransferase yields the protein MIHDALSLVLERRDLSREQASRAMTAIMSGEATAAQIAALLAALRMKGETIDEIAGFAMAMRTFATPVHTSRRPLVDTCGTGGDCAGTFNVSTTAAFVVAGAGVAVAKHGNRSASSRCGSADVLEKLGVRIDMSAAEVGQCIDEIGIGFLFARSFHQAMRHVAPVRSELGFRTVFNLLGPLTNPASACGQVVGVPDRKLVEPIAYVLSSLGARRAFVVSGADGLDELTLAASTCVAEARGGSVQTYELTPEDVGLPRAPREALLGGDAEANAHILLDVLKGVRGPHRDIVLFNAAAGILAGSDTEADWRGAVDAANQSIDSGAAFEKLEALIRYGSIAGANA from the coding sequence ATGATTCACGATGCGTTATCACTAGTACTTGAACGGCGCGATCTGTCCCGTGAGCAAGCCTCGCGGGCGATGACCGCTATCATGTCCGGCGAAGCCACCGCCGCGCAGATCGCCGCACTGCTCGCCGCACTGCGAATGAAGGGTGAAACCATCGACGAAATCGCCGGATTTGCTATGGCCATGCGTACTTTCGCTACGCCTGTACACACCTCGCGCCGTCCCCTGGTCGACACGTGCGGCACAGGCGGAGATTGCGCCGGCACTTTCAACGTCTCCACAACCGCCGCATTTGTCGTGGCCGGCGCCGGAGTCGCCGTCGCCAAACACGGCAATCGCAGCGCCAGCAGCCGTTGCGGAAGTGCCGATGTCCTTGAGAAACTCGGCGTACGCATCGACATGTCCGCCGCTGAAGTCGGCCAGTGCATCGATGAAATCGGCATAGGCTTCCTCTTCGCGCGCAGCTTTCACCAAGCCATGCGTCACGTTGCGCCCGTGCGATCCGAGCTCGGATTTCGCACGGTCTTCAACCTGCTTGGCCCTCTGACCAATCCCGCCAGTGCGTGCGGGCAAGTCGTCGGCGTGCCCGACCGTAAACTCGTCGAACCCATCGCCTATGTGCTCTCCAGCCTGGGCGCGCGCCGTGCCTTCGTCGTCTCAGGTGCCGATGGCCTCGACGAATTGACCTTGGCCGCGTCTACATGCGTCGCCGAAGCGCGCGGCGGTTCCGTCCAGACATACGAACTGACTCCCGAAGATGTCGGTCTTCCCCGCGCGCCACGCGAAGCTCTTCTCGGGGGCGATGCCGAAGCGAACGCGCACATCCTCCTCGATGTGCTGAAGGGTGTTAGAGGTCCGCATCGGGATATTGTATTGTTCAATGCCGCAGCAGGTATTCTTGCAGGGAGCGATACCGAAGCGGATTGGAGGGGCGCCGTTGATGCGGCGAACCAGTCTATAGATAGTGGGGCGGCTTTCGAAAAACTGGAGGCGTTAATCCGGTACGGCTCGATCGCCGGTGCGAACGCATAA
- a CDS encoding phosphoribosylanthranilate isomerase encodes MPDNETRVKICGITSYEDARAICDAGADALGFNFAPEAKKRGRYITPDDARGIIRRLPSFVSHVAVTVNDSQENLLHYLTFVDRVQLHGEESIELCASLAPDAIKAFRAAPGFQPESMLRYPASAYLLDAWAPDARGGTGKVFDWQIAKTAVELGHPLILAGGLTPENVADAVRAVRPYAVDTAGGVESAPGKKDYAKVREFVRNAKSALSVS; translated from the coding sequence GTGCCCGACAACGAAACACGAGTTAAGATCTGCGGCATCACCTCCTACGAGGATGCACGAGCCATTTGCGATGCCGGCGCCGATGCCCTCGGCTTCAATTTCGCCCCCGAAGCAAAGAAGCGAGGCCGCTACATCACGCCCGACGACGCACGCGGCATTATTCGCCGTCTCCCGTCCTTTGTCAGCCACGTCGCGGTGACGGTTAACGATTCTCAAGAGAATCTGCTACACTACCTGACCTTTGTGGACCGAGTTCAGTTGCATGGCGAAGAATCTATCGAACTTTGTGCCTCTCTCGCGCCGGACGCGATAAAGGCCTTTCGAGCGGCTCCCGGGTTCCAGCCCGAGTCCATGCTGCGGTACCCGGCTTCCGCATACCTACTGGACGCGTGGGCGCCCGACGCCCGCGGCGGTACCGGCAAGGTATTCGACTGGCAGATTGCCAAGACCGCCGTGGAATTGGGTCATCCCCTGATTCTCGCAGGCGGATTGACCCCGGAGAACGTCGCCGACGCCGTGCGCGCCGTCCGGCCCTATGCCGTGGATACCGCGGGCGGCGTCGAAAGCGCCCCAGGAAAGAAAGACTATGCCAAAGTCCGAGAGTTTGTCCGAAACGCAAAAAGCGCCCTATCCGTTTCCTGA
- the trpC gene encoding indole-3-glycerol phosphate synthase TrpC — protein MILDEICAHKRVEVEEQKKKVSLVELTDRIEQRRKPRDFRLALRKTGISLIAEVKRASPTRGTMMEEMDPAELAGIYAQGGARAISVLTDDRYFRGSLADLVAVHQAVSVPVLRKEFIIDDYQIYEARAAEADAILLIVRILSDEQIKDYLKLSTSLGMATLVETHTADDIERAMKCGAHIIGINNRDLSTFNVDINTTLELKKLVPGGYVLVSESGIFTRDHVRRLEDGGVDAILVGEALVTSGNIGAKIHELLGLSDDE, from the coding sequence ATGATTCTGGACGAGATTTGCGCACACAAGCGGGTAGAAGTCGAAGAGCAGAAGAAGAAGGTCTCGCTCGTCGAGTTAACCGACCGGATTGAGCAGCGCCGCAAACCGCGCGATTTCCGGCTCGCTCTTCGAAAGACCGGCATCAGCCTAATCGCCGAAGTTAAACGCGCTTCTCCTACCCGCGGTACTATGATGGAGGAAATGGACCCCGCCGAACTCGCCGGCATCTATGCCCAGGGCGGCGCGCGCGCTATCTCTGTGCTTACCGACGACCGCTATTTCCGTGGGTCGTTGGCCGATCTGGTCGCCGTGCATCAGGCCGTCTCCGTGCCCGTTCTTCGCAAAGAGTTCATCATCGACGATTACCAGATCTATGAGGCCCGCGCCGCCGAAGCCGACGCGATTCTCCTCATAGTGCGCATACTCTCGGATGAACAAATAAAGGACTACCTGAAGTTAAGCACCTCGCTCGGCATGGCTACCCTTGTCGAGACGCATACCGCCGACGATATCGAGCGCGCTATGAAATGCGGAGCTCACATCATCGGCATCAATAACCGGGACCTCTCTACGTTCAACGTGGACATCAACACCACGCTCGAACTGAAGAAACTGGTTCCCGGCGGCTACGTCCTCGTGAGCGAAAGCGGCATATTCACGCGAGACCATGTCCGGCGCCTCGAAGACGGGGGAGTCGACGCTATCCTGGTAGGTGAAGCCCTTGTGACCAGCGGCAACATCGGAGCCAAGATTCACGAGTTGCTCGGCCTCTCGGACGACGAATAG